A single genomic interval of Dyella sp. GSA-30 harbors:
- a CDS encoding class I SAM-dependent methyltransferase, which produces MQQENFKPISVKAPSSNRLLFAIRCLLDLQLKTIVRPLRPAMARLQGTVIDVGAGESPWREWLPATTRYQGIDVASAEAFGMEPSRPEITYYDGKTIPFGDASFDGALCIEVLEHVDDPDRVISEIARCLKPGATLLLTVPWSARRHHLPYDFHRFTRERLLVLLSAHGFEHIEITERGTDISAIASKLVVLAARLLPRNIQTLWKVVPLIVLAPITAGFLIAAHMAEAFGGGAKEDPLGYFVQAIRG; this is translated from the coding sequence ATGCAACAGGAAAATTTCAAGCCAATCTCGGTCAAGGCTCCTTCGTCGAACCGGCTGTTGTTCGCGATCAGGTGTTTGCTTGATCTGCAACTAAAGACGATTGTTCGACCGCTTCGCCCGGCCATGGCGAGGTTGCAAGGAACGGTCATAGACGTAGGTGCCGGAGAATCACCATGGCGTGAATGGCTACCCGCCACTACCCGCTATCAAGGCATTGATGTGGCATCTGCCGAGGCGTTCGGCATGGAGCCAAGCCGTCCCGAAATCACCTATTACGACGGCAAGACGATTCCTTTTGGCGACGCCAGCTTCGATGGTGCGTTGTGCATTGAGGTGCTCGAGCATGTCGACGACCCCGACAGGGTGATCTCGGAGATAGCGCGCTGCCTGAAACCTGGCGCCACTCTTTTGCTGACAGTCCCTTGGTCAGCACGCCGTCACCACTTACCCTACGATTTTCACCGCTTTACTCGCGAGCGACTACTCGTGCTTCTATCCGCACACGGCTTTGAGCATATAGAAATCACTGAAAGAGGCACGGATATCTCGGCAATTGCCAGTAAATTGGTCGTTCTTGCTGCACGTCTTCTGCCAAGAAACATACAGACATTGTGGAAGGTAGTTCCTCTGATAGTGCTGGCACCCATCACAGCAGGTTTCCTTATCGCCGCGCATATGGCCGAAGCATTCGGCGGCGGCGCCAAGGAAGACCCGCTGGGTTACTTTGTACAAGCCATCCGAGGGTAA
- a CDS encoding glycosyltransferase, whose protein sequence is MTRLGQEFERRPPLDDTLPIAPLETLFEPFQLVTSERPLVSIVIPVYGKLEYTLSCLRSLSRHPSKAPIEVIVVDDASPENNEHVFAQIQGLRLLRNARNLGFIGTCNAGADAARGEFLVFLNNDTQVTPDWLDSLLACFSERADCGIAGSRLVYPDGRLQEAGGLVFTDGSCWNIGRFERRDAAAWSYRRKVDYVSGAALMIRHAVFQQVGGFDVRYMPAYYEDTDLAFAVQQIGLKVYYEPASTVIHYEGISSGIDLHSDSGVKRHQLINREKFSDKWRAQLAHQPSTDITLEHALRWGQRGRVLIVDSTVPDPTRDSGSLRLCSIFKILDEQGWSACFFPDDHRVTAEDIKRLGSLGTELLYDSLAADLPQWLRAHGETLHAVILSRHAVAGQYAALVRKYAPQARLIFDTVDLHYLREERAATLSGSAAMTRQAQASRRSELALIATCDTTFVVSPYEQALLAHELPQAKVELLSNIHDVHGAATGHAERRDLVFIGGYGHPPNADAITWIASEMAPLLAERLPDVRIHILGDMPDSARQALQALNVDFHGRVPDLTPWLDACLASLAPLRFGAGVKGKINMAMSYGVPVIATPIAIEGMQLNNGIDVLVAESVEDYVDAVRRLVQDEALWTTLSVNGLENVRRHFSFEAAADTLRRSLE, encoded by the coding sequence ATGACGCGCCTGGGCCAGGAATTCGAGCGACGCCCCCCGTTGGACGATACGTTGCCCATCGCTCCATTGGAGACTCTCTTCGAGCCATTCCAACTGGTGACGTCGGAGCGACCTCTGGTTTCCATCGTGATCCCGGTCTACGGGAAATTGGAGTACACGCTTTCCTGCCTGCGCTCTCTTTCCAGACACCCTTCAAAGGCACCGATTGAAGTCATCGTTGTCGACGACGCCTCGCCTGAAAACAACGAGCACGTGTTCGCGCAAATTCAGGGACTTCGTTTACTGCGCAATGCGCGTAACCTGGGTTTTATTGGCACTTGTAACGCTGGGGCCGACGCTGCTCGCGGTGAATTTCTGGTCTTTCTCAACAACGATACGCAAGTCACTCCAGACTGGCTGGACAGTTTGCTGGCTTGCTTTTCAGAACGCGCTGATTGCGGCATTGCCGGCAGCCGGCTCGTTTATCCGGATGGACGCTTACAGGAAGCTGGCGGCCTGGTTTTCACGGATGGCAGCTGCTGGAATATCGGCCGATTCGAACGGCGCGATGCGGCCGCGTGGAGCTATCGCCGCAAAGTGGACTATGTAAGCGGCGCGGCGCTCATGATTCGCCACGCCGTGTTTCAGCAGGTCGGCGGTTTCGACGTCCGCTACATGCCGGCCTACTACGAAGACACCGATCTTGCCTTTGCCGTGCAGCAGATTGGCCTGAAGGTGTACTACGAACCGGCGAGCACCGTCATCCACTACGAAGGCATCAGCTCGGGCATCGATCTGCATAGCGATAGCGGCGTGAAACGTCACCAGCTGATCAACCGCGAAAAGTTTTCCGATAAATGGCGCGCGCAGCTCGCACACCAACCATCGACTGATATCACATTGGAACATGCGCTTCGCTGGGGGCAGCGCGGCCGCGTTCTCATCGTGGACAGCACGGTCCCCGACCCCACGCGTGACTCGGGCTCACTGAGACTTTGCTCGATATTCAAGATTCTCGATGAGCAAGGGTGGAGCGCGTGCTTTTTCCCGGACGATCATCGTGTGACAGCTGAGGACATCAAACGACTCGGTTCACTAGGCACCGAATTGTTATACGACTCCTTGGCTGCAGATCTACCTCAATGGCTGCGTGCGCATGGGGAAACGCTGCATGCTGTCATACTGAGTCGCCACGCAGTAGCGGGACAGTACGCTGCGCTCGTGCGTAAATACGCGCCGCAGGCAAGGCTGATATTCGACACGGTGGACCTTCATTATCTGAGAGAAGAGCGCGCGGCGACGCTTAGCGGCAGCGCAGCGATGACTCGCCAGGCACAGGCGTCTCGCCGCAGTGAGTTAGCCCTCATCGCGACTTGTGACACGACATTCGTTGTCAGTCCCTATGAACAAGCGCTACTGGCCCATGAGTTGCCGCAAGCCAAGGTCGAGCTGTTATCGAATATCCATGATGTTCATGGCGCGGCGACAGGCCATGCGGAACGTCGCGACCTGGTGTTTATCGGTGGATATGGCCATCCACCGAATGCCGACGCCATCACCTGGATAGCTAGCGAGATGGCCCCCCTCCTTGCCGAGCGGCTGCCTGATGTACGCATCCACATTCTTGGTGACATGCCAGATTCGGCCCGCCAGGCATTGCAAGCCTTGAATGTCGATTTTCACGGTCGCGTACCAGACCTCACCCCCTGGCTGGACGCTTGCCTGGCCTCCCTAGCTCCATTGCGCTTTGGTGCAGGCGTGAAAGGCAAGATAAATATGGCAATGAGTTACGGCGTGCCGGTCATTGCCACGCCTATCGCCATCGAAGGGATGCAGCTCAACAATGGCATTGACGTTCTGGTTGCCGAAAGCGTCGAGGACTATGTCGATGCGGTGCGACGTCTGGTGCAGGATGAAGCACTATGGACGACACTATCGGTAAACGGCCTGGAAAATGTCAGGCGTCATTTTTCGTTTGAGGCAGCTGCCGATACGCTACGTCGTTCGCTTGAGTAA
- a CDS encoding electron transfer flavoprotein-ubiquinone oxidoreductase, whose amino-acid sequence MSERETMEYDVIVVGAGPAGLSFAIRLKQIKPDLTVCVIEKASTIGAQILSGAVIEPQPLDALLPGWRDNPPPICVAAKEDEFWLLSKTGGRKLPVPPGMHNKGNFIVSLGAMCAWLAPQAEALGVDVFPGFAASENIYNDDGSVAGVRIGDMGIAKDGTHKAGYTQGIDIKAKLTVLAEGARGHLTKQLIKRFALDKDSDPQGYSIGIKELWQLPAGRVDPGKIVHSFGWPADNHTYGGSFLYHLDKDRVALGYVSGLDYSDPNYQPWEAFQQWKNHPSVKSLLEGGTILSAGARAIVTGGYQSLPNVEMPGALLIGDTAGLLNVPKIKGTHQAIRSGMLAAEHIADSLSSAGWNARLRGSDVMAELKQVRNIKPGFKKGLWFGMLNAAWETVLKGASPWTLKNKADWSSLHKLGQQEEPKRDYVQRDLAPRDRLAGVYFAATEHDEDQPIHLRVADTTICIDRCTVEYGNPCQRFCPANVYEIVQDEAGKRLQINAANCVHCKTCDIKDPYQIIDWVTPEGGSGPNYQNL is encoded by the coding sequence ATGAGCGAACGCGAAACGATGGAATACGACGTGATCGTCGTCGGCGCAGGCCCTGCGGGCCTGTCCTTCGCGATCCGCCTGAAGCAGATCAAGCCGGACCTCACCGTATGCGTGATCGAGAAGGCTTCGACCATCGGTGCGCAGATCCTCTCCGGCGCGGTGATCGAACCGCAACCGCTGGATGCGCTCCTGCCCGGTTGGCGCGATAACCCGCCGCCGATCTGTGTGGCTGCCAAGGAGGACGAGTTCTGGCTGCTCAGCAAGACCGGTGGCCGCAAGCTGCCGGTGCCGCCGGGCATGCACAACAAGGGCAACTTCATCGTCTCGTTGGGTGCGATGTGCGCCTGGCTGGCGCCACAGGCCGAAGCGCTGGGTGTCGATGTCTTCCCTGGCTTCGCCGCCTCCGAGAACATCTATAACGACGACGGCTCGGTGGCTGGCGTGCGCATTGGCGATATGGGTATCGCAAAAGACGGCACTCACAAGGCCGGCTACACCCAGGGCATCGACATCAAGGCCAAGCTCACCGTGCTTGCCGAAGGCGCTCGCGGGCATCTGACCAAGCAGCTGATCAAGCGCTTCGCGCTGGACAAGGACAGCGACCCGCAGGGCTACTCCATCGGCATCAAGGAGCTGTGGCAGTTGCCGGCCGGCCGCGTTGACCCGGGCAAGATCGTGCACAGTTTCGGCTGGCCCGCCGACAACCACACTTATGGCGGCAGCTTTCTCTATCACCTGGACAAGGATCGCGTTGCACTCGGCTACGTCAGCGGCCTGGACTACAGCGACCCCAACTACCAGCCGTGGGAAGCCTTCCAGCAGTGGAAGAACCATCCGTCGGTGAAATCCCTGCTCGAAGGCGGCACGATCCTCTCGGCCGGCGCGCGCGCCATCGTTACCGGCGGCTACCAGTCGTTACCCAACGTGGAAATGCCCGGCGCCTTGCTGATCGGCGATACCGCCGGCCTGCTCAACGTGCCCAAGATCAAGGGCACCCACCAGGCGATCCGCTCGGGCATGCTTGCCGCCGAACACATCGCCGACTCCCTGAGCAGCGCCGGCTGGAACGCCAGGCTGCGCGGTTCGGATGTCATGGCCGAGCTCAAGCAGGTGCGCAACATCAAACCCGGCTTCAAGAAAGGCCTGTGGTTCGGCATGTTGAACGCCGCCTGGGAAACCGTCCTCAAGGGCGCCTCACCGTGGACGCTGAAGAACAAGGCGGACTGGTCTTCGCTGCACAAGCTAGGACAGCAGGAAGAACCCAAGCGCGACTACGTGCAGCGCGACCTCGCCCCGCGCGACCGTCTCGCTGGCGTCTACTTCGCCGCCACCGAACACGACGAAGACCAGCCCATCCACTTGCGTGTCGCCGACACCACGATCTGTATCGATCGCTGCACCGTCGAATACGGCAACCCCTGCCAACGCTTCTGCCCGGCCAACGTCTACGAGATCGTCCAGGACGAGGCCGGCAAGAGGCTGCAGATCAATGCCGCCAACTGCGTGCATTGCAAGACGTGCGATATCAAGGACCCGTACCAGATTATCGACTGGGTGACGCCGGAAGGCGGGTCCGGGCCGAACTACCAGAATCTGTGA
- a CDS encoding amidase has translation MNTLPPIADLDMRRASLCQLLHWLAAGRVQPEPLAEVYQDAIERINPQLNAYLDVMPGLIQEQARAAQHRRREGVIGRLDGIPIALKDNFDVAGWPTRAGLAGRTQPAQDDAHVVSRLRASGAVLLGKTNMDEGALGAATDNPHYGPTQHPYRHGYCAGGSSGGAAAAVAAGLAVAAVGSDSLGSIRIPASYCGVFALKPTHGEISTRGMVAAARRLDAVGLLARSVDDLTVLLQVLAGYDADDARSRRRRVAFSPPDWEPGNLRTGLLGDLAGVGVQPEVIEVFEAALEKLPRELGERRTVDFSDWNFARTRRAGLLLMEAEMLGTFAADLESTGPSVSDRFRSMLGYAATKSAADYAVADRVLDAATLKMRRLFAQVDVLVMPTTPQGAFPLGEPVPDSQADLTSFASLAGCPAVSIPMGTLPNGLPIGMQLIGARGSDLRLLELAAVCAMTLDAEPVYPAIA, from the coding sequence ATGAATACATTGCCGCCGATCGCCGACCTGGATATGCGCCGCGCCAGTCTTTGCCAGCTGTTGCACTGGCTGGCCGCCGGGCGTGTACAGCCCGAGCCGCTGGCCGAGGTCTACCAGGACGCCATCGAACGGATCAACCCGCAGCTCAATGCCTACCTGGATGTCATGCCGGGACTGATACAGGAGCAGGCGCGGGCAGCGCAGCATCGCCGCCGAGAAGGGGTGATCGGGCGTCTGGACGGCATCCCGATCGCGCTCAAGGACAATTTCGACGTCGCCGGCTGGCCCACCCGGGCGGGTCTGGCCGGGCGGACACAGCCGGCCCAGGACGACGCCCACGTGGTCTCGCGCCTGCGCGCCTCCGGCGCCGTGCTGCTGGGCAAGACCAATATGGACGAGGGCGCCCTGGGCGCGGCGACCGACAACCCGCATTACGGCCCGACCCAGCACCCCTACCGGCATGGCTATTGCGCGGGTGGTTCCTCTGGCGGCGCGGCGGCGGCTGTGGCGGCCGGCTTGGCCGTGGCTGCGGTTGGCTCGGACAGCTTGGGCTCGATCAGGATCCCGGCCAGCTATTGCGGCGTCTTCGCGCTGAAGCCCACGCACGGGGAAATTTCCACGCGTGGCATGGTGGCGGCAGCACGCCGACTGGATGCCGTCGGCCTGCTGGCTCGCAGCGTGGACGACCTCACCGTATTGCTGCAGGTCCTGGCCGGCTACGACGCCGATGACGCCCGATCGCGTCGACGCCGGGTGGCGTTCTCTCCGCCCGATTGGGAGCCGGGCAACCTGCGTACCGGCCTGCTGGGTGACCTGGCGGGTGTCGGGGTGCAGCCTGAGGTGATCGAGGTGTTCGAGGCGGCCCTCGAAAAACTGCCGCGCGAGCTCGGCGAGCGGCGCACGGTAGATTTCTCGGACTGGAATTTCGCCCGCACGCGGCGCGCCGGCTTGCTCTTGATGGAAGCGGAAATGCTGGGCACGTTCGCGGCCGATCTGGAAAGCACAGGGCCGTCAGTGTCCGATCGCTTCCGTAGCATGCTCGGTTACGCGGCGACGAAGAGTGCGGCGGACTATGCCGTGGCCGATCGTGTACTCGATGCGGCGACCCTGAAGATGCGACGCCTGTTCGCGCAGGTCGACGTACTGGTGATGCCAACCACGCCGCAGGGTGCGTTCCCGCTGGGCGAGCCGGTGCCGGACTCGCAAGCGGATCTGACCAGCTTTGCCAGCCTTGCCGGTTGCCCGGCGGTGAGCATTCCTATGGGGACGCTACCCAACGGCCTGCCCATCGGCATGCAGTTGATCGGTGCGCGCGGTTCGGATTTGCGCCTGCTCGAGCTGGCCGCTGTCTGCGCCATGACTCTGGACGCCGAACCGGTGTATCCGGCGATAGCCTGA